One Marinobacter panjinensis DNA segment encodes these proteins:
- a CDS encoding MBL fold metallo-hydrolase, giving the protein MAAEPIVLFDNGQHKCLMFDSLVTGEGVQSNQFLIVDGKHEALIDPGGDLTYTPLAVAASRYLNIREMDYVFASHQDPDIIGAIDRWIVHTSAKIVTSRLWARFLPHLVSGYVTGQLSGSVYDRIVSVPDSGINVPFGESYIQCLPAHFMHSVGNLQFYDPVSRILFSGDLGASMGGEDDHKPVTDFDRHIPNMIGFHRRYIASRKVCELWANMVRQMEVSAIVPQHGKRFEGPAMVGQFLNWVSSVDCGIDLVSQENYQRPVDYLST; this is encoded by the coding sequence ATGGCAGCGGAACCCATCGTTCTGTTTGATAACGGGCAACACAAATGCCTGATGTTCGATTCACTGGTAACTGGCGAGGGCGTACAGTCCAACCAGTTCCTGATTGTTGATGGCAAGCATGAGGCCCTGATTGATCCGGGCGGAGATCTGACCTATACCCCGCTGGCTGTTGCGGCATCGCGATACCTGAATATCCGCGAAATGGACTACGTGTTTGCCTCCCACCAGGACCCGGATATCATCGGCGCCATCGACCGCTGGATTGTTCACACCAGTGCCAAAATTGTCACTTCCCGCCTCTGGGCCCGTTTCCTGCCGCACCTGGTATCCGGCTATGTAACCGGGCAACTCAGCGGAAGCGTTTACGACCGCATTGTCAGTGTGCCGGACAGCGGCATTAACGTGCCTTTCGGGGAATCCTATATCCAGTGCCTGCCCGCCCACTTCATGCACTCGGTGGGCAACCTGCAGTTCTATGATCCGGTATCCAGAATCCTGTTCTCGGGGGACCTGGGAGCGTCCATGGGTGGTGAGGATGACCACAAGCCAGTCACAGACTTCGACAGGCACATACCCAACATGATCGGTTTCCACCGGCGCTACATTGCATCAAGGAAGGTGTGTGAGCTGTGGGCCAATATGGTTCGGCAGATGGAGGTCAGCGCCATCGTGCCGCAACACGGTAAGCGCTTTGAGGGCCCGGCCATGGTGGGTCAGTTTCTGAACTGGGTATCCAGCGTTGACTGCGGGATCGATCTGGTCAGCCAGGAAAATTACCAGCGGCCGGTCGACTACCTTTCAACGTAG
- a CDS encoding glutamine amidotransferase: protein MPRVVILKTGNTYPALREAFGDFDSWFAARLAPELNIHVVDVTVDDLPGQPENWDGIVITGSPAMVSDREPWSEQTGHWLAGAVRAEIPVLGVCYGHQLLAHALGGEVGFHPRGRETGTHPVALLDTALDDPLFKGLPRQFPAQLTHRQSVLRLPDNAVLLGHNEFEAHQAFRVGPCAWGVQFHPEFSSDVMRAYLEVQAPDLVKEGLDAEALLAEVTNAPEASSLLDRFSKIIMNR, encoded by the coding sequence TTGCCAAGGGTCGTCATACTGAAAACCGGCAACACCTACCCTGCTTTACGCGAGGCATTCGGGGATTTTGACAGCTGGTTTGCAGCCCGGCTGGCGCCGGAACTCAACATCCATGTTGTGGATGTAACGGTAGACGACCTCCCGGGGCAACCGGAAAACTGGGACGGCATCGTCATCACCGGCTCTCCGGCCATGGTCAGCGACCGTGAACCCTGGAGCGAACAGACCGGCCACTGGCTTGCGGGCGCGGTCAGGGCCGAAATCCCGGTTCTGGGCGTTTGCTACGGCCATCAGTTGCTGGCCCACGCTCTGGGCGGCGAGGTGGGCTTTCATCCCCGGGGCAGGGAAACCGGCACCCATCCGGTGGCGCTGCTCGATACGGCCCTGGACGATCCCCTGTTCAAGGGGCTTCCCCGCCAGTTCCCGGCGCAGCTGACTCACCGACAATCCGTTCTGCGGCTGCCGGACAACGCTGTTCTGCTGGGCCACAACGAGTTCGAGGCCCACCAGGCGTTCCGGGTGGGACCCTGCGCCTGGGGTGTTCAGTTCCATCCGGAATTTTCATCGGATGTCATGCGGGCTTATCTTGAGGTACAGGCACCTGACCTTGTGAAGGAAGGGCTTGATGCGGAAGCCCTGCTGGCAGAAGTGACCAACGCGCCGGAAGCCTCCTCCCTGCTGGACCGCTTCTCAAAGATAATCATGAACCGGTAG
- a CDS encoding tetratricopeptide repeat protein, whose protein sequence is MTRRYTTSRIAMAMSCLMLLSPAVQGDESDQQMGVAREMVRVLEAYAVYKMGQYDLAFERYQALAEAGSHQGMYNLANMYAAGLGVEQSHARAFEWYLKAAEAGNKLSMSEVARAYAEGIGTEADPVQADYWQAMASDS, encoded by the coding sequence ATGACACGCCGATACACCACCAGCCGGATAGCCATGGCCATGAGTTGTCTGATGTTGCTTTCGCCAGCGGTGCAGGGCGACGAGTCGGATCAGCAAATGGGCGTCGCCCGCGAGATGGTCAGGGTGCTTGAAGCCTATGCCGTTTACAAAATGGGCCAGTATGATCTGGCTTTCGAGCGTTACCAGGCGCTTGCCGAGGCGGGTAGCCATCAGGGGATGTACAACCTGGCGAATATGTACGCTGCTGGCCTTGGTGTGGAACAGAGTCACGCCAGAGCATTTGAGTGGTATCTGAAAGCGGCCGAAGCCGGCAATAAACTGAGCATGTCCGAAGTCGCAAGAGCTTATGCCGAAGGTATCGGTACCGAGGCAGACCCTGTTCAGGCTGACTACTGGCAAGCCATGGCTTCGGACTCATAA
- a CDS encoding YebC/PmpR family DNA-binding transcriptional regulator has translation MGRAYQNRKDSMAKTAAAKTKVYSKYGREIYVCAKSGGPDPDSNLTLRGLIDRAKKDQVPAHVIEKAIEKAQGGTGEDFSAARYEGFGPGNCMAIVDCLTDNPNRTFGDVRLAFTKTKCKIGTQGSVSHMFDHCAIFGFRGDDEEAALEALMMADVDVTDIEHEDGMITVFAPHTEYAKARQALQDAFEGLEFEVDEIQFLPQTTTTIEGDDIELFEKFMDMLNDLDDVQNVYHNAVIADQQEQ, from the coding sequence ATGGGCAGAGCCTATCAGAACCGCAAAGACTCCATGGCCAAAACGGCCGCCGCCAAAACCAAGGTTTACAGCAAATATGGTCGAGAAATCTACGTGTGCGCCAAGTCCGGCGGCCCGGATCCGGACAGCAACCTGACCCTGCGTGGCCTGATCGACCGCGCCAAGAAAGACCAGGTGCCGGCACACGTTATCGAGAAGGCCATCGAGAAAGCCCAGGGGGGAACCGGTGAAGACTTCTCCGCTGCCCGCTATGAGGGCTTCGGGCCGGGTAACTGCATGGCCATTGTGGATTGCCTGACTGACAACCCCAACCGCACCTTCGGTGACGTTCGCCTGGCCTTTACCAAAACCAAGTGCAAAATCGGAACCCAGGGCAGTGTCAGCCACATGTTCGACCACTGCGCCATATTCGGATTCCGCGGCGACGATGAAGAGGCCGCACTGGAAGCACTGATGATGGCCGACGTGGATGTCACCGACATTGAACATGAAGACGGCATGATTACCGTGTTTGCCCCCCACACAGAATACGCCAAGGCCCGCCAGGCATTGCAGGACGCGTTCGAGGGCCTGGAATTCGAGGTAGACGAGATTCAGTTCCTGCCGCAGACTACCACAACCATTGAAGGCGACGACATCGAGCTGTTCGAAAAATTCATGGACATGCTGAACGATCTGGATGATGTGCAGAACGTCTACCATAACGCCGTAATCGCTGACCAACAGGAGCAGTAA
- a CDS encoding SRPBCC family protein produces MATYTIEIDETFEVPRHRVFALFADHERFGKLLGAPVKRIRDSDQADPNGVGSIRKIGIGPIGLKETVITFEPGSLIEYTITSMSPIRNHLGRIRFEDAANGRTRVQYTISFEDIVPHTGKLVSSALDQAIRKGIRRVPRLA; encoded by the coding sequence ATGGCTACCTACACGATTGAAATTGATGAAACCTTCGAGGTTCCGCGGCACCGGGTGTTCGCCCTGTTTGCCGACCACGAACGTTTTGGCAAATTGCTGGGTGCCCCAGTAAAACGAATTCGCGATAGCGACCAGGCCGATCCCAATGGCGTGGGGTCCATCCGCAAAATCGGAATTGGCCCCATCGGTCTCAAGGAAACCGTGATTACCTTTGAGCCGGGCTCGCTGATCGAGTACACCATTACCAGCATGAGCCCTATCCGCAACCATCTGGGCAGAATCCGCTTCGAGGATGCCGCTAACGGCAGGACTCGTGTCCAGTACACCATATCCTTTGAAGACATCGTGCCCCACACCGGCAAACTGGTGAGCTCCGCACTGGACCAGGCCATACGCAAGGGTATTCGGCGCGTTCCCAGGCTTGCCTGA
- a CDS encoding FHA domain-containing protein, which yields MASLSQLVDSVVVTTFELDQPEIRVGRGGDNDIRIDEISVSGHHAVIEAVPNAYLEGTMDYYITDSNSTNGTFVNDIRISGRQRLNSNDLVRIGWNEFRFVDEDENAMEKTAYILD from the coding sequence ATGGCGTCACTTTCACAACTGGTGGATAGCGTCGTGGTAACCACGTTTGAACTGGACCAGCCCGAGATTCGTGTCGGAAGGGGTGGAGACAACGATATCCGCATCGATGAAATTTCTGTCAGCGGTCATCATGCGGTCATTGAGGCGGTACCCAACGCCTACCTGGAAGGCACGATGGATTACTACATTACCGACAGCAACAGCACGAATGGCACGTTTGTGAACGACATCCGCATCAGCGGACGCCAGCGCCTGAACAGCAATGACCTGGTGCGGATTGGCTGGAATGAATTCCGGTTTGTGGACGAAGACGAGAATGCGATGGAAAAGACCGCCTACATTCTCGACTAG